Proteins co-encoded in one Paraburkholderia edwinii genomic window:
- a CDS encoding ABC transporter ATP-binding protein, translating to MRDLLTIRNLAVDFGGLAAVDRVNLNVAPGEVVGVVGESGSGKSVTMMALMGLIDAPGKVTADEITFDGRNLLTASPKERRKVIGKDIAMVFQDALTSLNPSYTVGYQIKEVLKLHEGLRGDALDKRALELLDQVGIPDAKNRIGSFPHQMSGGMNQRVMIAMAVACNPKLLIADEPTTALDVTIQAQIMQLLVQLQKERGMALVLISHDLAVVSEVAQRVAVMYAGEIIETNRVPEIFAAPHHPYTEALLAAIPEHNVGAVRLAALPGLVPGRDDRPKGCLFAPRCKYVVDDCMKARPALGGLPNHDDTVRVRCIKPLNLAADAIQHGGAR from the coding sequence ATGCGCGATCTGTTGACCATCCGCAATCTCGCAGTCGACTTCGGCGGCCTCGCCGCGGTGGACCGCGTCAATCTCAATGTCGCGCCGGGCGAAGTGGTTGGCGTGGTCGGCGAATCGGGCTCGGGCAAGAGCGTGACGATGATGGCGCTGATGGGCCTGATCGACGCGCCCGGCAAGGTGACGGCCGACGAAATCACCTTCGACGGCAGGAATCTGCTGACCGCATCGCCGAAAGAGCGCCGCAAGGTGATCGGCAAAGACATCGCGATGGTGTTTCAGGACGCGCTGACGAGCCTGAACCCGAGCTATACGGTCGGCTATCAGATCAAGGAAGTGCTGAAGCTGCACGAAGGATTGCGCGGCGATGCGCTCGACAAACGCGCGCTCGAACTGCTCGATCAGGTCGGCATTCCCGATGCGAAGAACCGCATCGGTTCGTTTCCGCATCAGATGTCGGGCGGCATGAACCAGCGCGTGATGATCGCGATGGCCGTTGCGTGCAATCCGAAGCTGCTGATCGCCGACGAACCGACCACCGCGCTCGACGTGACGATCCAGGCGCAGATCATGCAGCTGCTCGTGCAATTGCAGAAGGAGCGCGGCATGGCGCTCGTGCTGATCTCGCACGATCTGGCCGTGGTGTCGGAAGTCGCGCAGCGCGTTGCGGTGATGTACGCGGGCGAGATTATCGAAACGAACCGCGTGCCCGAGATCTTCGCGGCGCCTCATCATCCGTACACCGAAGCGCTGCTGGCCGCGATTCCCGAGCACAACGTCGGCGCGGTTCGTCTCGCCGCGCTGCCGGGCCTCGTTCCGGGCCGCGACGACCGGCCGAAGGGCTGCCTGTTCGCGCCGCGCTGCAAGTACGTCGTCGACGATTGCATGAAGGCGCGGCCGGCGCTTGGCGGCTTGCCCAATCACGACGACACGGTTCGGGTTCGCTGCATCAAGCCGCTGAACCTCGCGGCCGATGCGATTCAACACGGAGGCGCACGATGA
- a CDS encoding peptide ABC transporter ATP-binding protein — protein sequence MNAVPETRRPGAAAGGDAVLVAEQLAKHYDVKRGMFGHGTVKALNGVSFSLTRGRTLAVVGESGCGKSTLARQLTMIESPTAGRLLIDGEDVAGADHAKIAALRRRVQMVFQNPFASLNPRKTVEQTLGEPLAINTPLTAAERAERIAHMMRTVGLRPEHAKRYPHMFSGGQRQRVAIARAMILDPQIVVADEPVSALDVSIQAQILNLFMDLQDEFKTSYVFISHNLAVVEHIADDVMVMYFGGVAELGDNKTIFERPRHPYTRALMSATPSIFEADRRIRIRLQGEMPSPLNPPSGCTFHQRCPYAIDRCRQEEPKLREVDGRQVSCHRAEEVGDAADA from the coding sequence ATGAATGCAGTACCTGAAACGCGCCGCCCGGGTGCCGCTGCCGGCGGCGACGCTGTGCTGGTGGCCGAGCAGCTTGCGAAGCACTACGACGTGAAGCGCGGCATGTTCGGCCACGGCACGGTGAAGGCGTTGAACGGCGTGTCGTTTTCGCTGACGCGCGGGCGCACGCTGGCGGTGGTCGGCGAATCCGGCTGCGGCAAATCGACGCTCGCGCGCCAACTGACGATGATCGAATCGCCCACCGCCGGGCGTCTGCTGATCGACGGCGAGGATGTGGCCGGCGCCGATCACGCGAAGATTGCGGCGTTGCGCCGGCGCGTGCAGATGGTGTTCCAGAATCCGTTTGCGTCGCTGAACCCGCGCAAGACCGTCGAGCAGACGCTCGGCGAGCCGCTCGCGATCAACACGCCGCTCACCGCGGCCGAGCGCGCCGAACGCATCGCGCACATGATGCGCACCGTCGGGCTGCGGCCCGAGCACGCGAAGCGCTACCCGCATATGTTCTCGGGCGGGCAGCGGCAGCGGGTCGCGATTGCGCGGGCGATGATTCTCGATCCGCAGATCGTCGTCGCCGACGAACCGGTGTCTGCACTCGATGTGTCGATCCAGGCGCAGATTCTTAATCTTTTTATGGATCTGCAAGACGAGTTTAAGACTAGCTACGTCTTTATCTCGCACAATCTGGCCGTGGTTGAGCATATCGCCGACGATGTGATGGTGATGTATTTCGGCGGCGTCGCCGAACTCGGCGACAATAAGACGATCTTCGAAAGGCCGCGTCATCCGTACACGCGGGCGCTGATGTCTGCGACGCCGTCGATCTTCGAAGCGGACCGGCGGATCCGGATCAGGCTGCAAGGCGAAATGCCGTCGCCGCTGAATCCGCCGTCGGGATGTACTTTCCATCAGCGTTGCCCGTATGCGATCGACCGGTGCCGTCAGGAGGAACCGAAGCTGCGTGAAGTGGATGGCCGTCAGGTGTCGTGTCACCGCGCCGAGGAGGTGGGGGACGCGGCGGATGCCTGA
- a CDS encoding TraB/GumN family protein, translating to MPETAAARCAVRRCVDGVGHPVRALCSVRVLRVLPQWCLLHLLHLLRRTRAMVVALCCFLVLAAGLALIASTVPRLAAWAPVASAYAVGDAAANTNAQGAARPTLPLPHPPAAPPRGGSAAAGAPATNAPPPAPASSGTTTGGPVRPEPARMPFYVATRGATTIYILGTLHVGDPVDYPPGQPFRRPILAALAASPTLALELSPDDLLVSQDDVSKYGVCRYPCLPKLLPDPLWRKLEARLRDNPAALDEIRKMRPWLASLLVETYDSLSAGLQTEYGTEAQLQNVYLRQRGKIVGLERLTEQMRAFTSLTLAQQREMLAQDLVQTPAENVSDVKTLHRLWRVGDADALSAWEAAKSEKLARDKRVSDSIDNKILYERNRRFVTRMIAISAPNKPVFVAIGALHLGGRNGVLQLLRQRGFVVEPS from the coding sequence ATGCCTGAAACGGCGGCGGCGCGCTGCGCGGTGCGCCGCTGCGTCGATGGCGTGGGTCACCCGGTGCGCGCGTTGTGCTCAGTGCGCGTGTTGCGCGTGTTGCCGCAATGGTGCCTGTTGCATTTGTTGCATCTGTTGCGGCGGACCCGGGCCATGGTCGTCGCGCTTTGTTGTTTCCTGGTTCTGGCGGCCGGGCTGGCCTTGATCGCTTCGACGGTGCCGAGGTTAGCTGCGTGGGCGCCGGTTGCGTCGGCATACGCGGTCGGCGACGCGGCGGCGAACACGAACGCGCAGGGCGCGGCGCGCCCGACCTTGCCGCTTCCGCATCCACCGGCTGCGCCACCGCGCGGCGGGTCGGCGGCCGCTGGGGCGCCGGCCACCAATGCGCCGCCGCCGGCGCCGGCATCCTCAGGCACCACCACGGGCGGCCCGGTTCGCCCCGAGCCGGCCCGCATGCCGTTCTATGTCGCGACGCGCGGCGCGACGACCATCTATATTCTCGGCACGCTGCACGTCGGCGACCCGGTCGACTATCCGCCCGGGCAGCCGTTCCGGCGGCCGATTCTCGCGGCGCTCGCCGCGTCGCCGACGCTTGCGCTCGAACTGTCTCCCGACGATCTGCTCGTCTCGCAGGACGACGTATCGAAATACGGTGTGTGCCGGTATCCGTGCCTGCCGAAGCTATTGCCCGATCCGCTGTGGCGCAAGCTCGAGGCGCGCCTGCGCGACAACCCCGCGGCGCTCGACGAAATCCGCAAGATGCGGCCGTGGCTCGCGTCGCTGCTTGTCGAAACCTACGATTCGCTGAGCGCCGGGCTGCAGACCGAGTACGGCACGGAAGCGCAGTTGCAGAATGTCTATCTGCGCCAGCGTGGCAAGATCGTCGGCCTCGAGAGGCTGACCGAACAGATGCGCGCATTCACGAGCCTCACGCTCGCGCAGCAGCGCGAAATGCTGGCGCAGGATCTCGTGCAGACACCCGCGGAAAATGTGAGTGACGTGAAGACGCTGCACCGGCTATGGCGCGTCGGCGATGCCGATGCGCTCTCCGCGTGGGAAGCGGCGAAGTCGGAAAAGCTGGCGCGCGATAAGCGCGTGTCGGATTCGATCGACAACAAGATTCTTTATGAACGCAATCGCCGGTTCGTCACGCGGATGATCGCCATTTCGGCGCCCAACAAGCCTGTGTTCGTCGCGATCGGTGCGCTGCACCTGGGGGGCCGCAATGGCGTGCTGCAGTTGTTGCGGCAGCGCGGGTTCGTGGTCGAGCCGAGTTGA
- a CDS encoding tetratricopeptide repeat protein has protein sequence MSTSATPVRADGTSASSSGQPDQVGQPAGQLIPTALAFALEAHRAGRLDEAQALYRETLASIPDHPEALHYYGVLQHQLGEHSTAATLLDRALTLDASNAECWSNRGLVAAATGQHAFALQCYRNALQLKPDFADAHNNLAVALQAQGALEAAIEHYRRALAIDPTLVDVHVNLGSSLNKLGRHDDAYAQYQLALSLDPHSPQAHFNAGNAQQARGNFAAAADHFRQAIAAAPAFADAHVNLGTALGKLGEYSDAERHYRQGVALNGNATNLVCLGASLGAQGRHNEEEQFYRAALALEPEQPDAHQNLAWLYLKRGDYRQGWAEYARRWRASDYEAIAVEGIPEWRGESIDGKRVLLVREQGFGDQFQFLRYARVLAERGAIVDVCVRAPLLDIAQRVPGVRRAWTGTPGGDYDFWISLMSVPSVIGTEVPTIPAAVPYLFADPGKIAHWRARLDETVGAQPKIGLVWAGSPTFGNDRYRSMPLAALAPLTELTGVAWLNLQKGAAHAQLATLPAATRPLDFTADLNDFSDTAALIANLDLVITVDTAVAHLTGALGKPLWVMLPANSDWRWLEHRSDSPWYPTARLFRQTTLGDWAPVVECMRDALVRGE, from the coding sequence ATGTCCACTTCCGCCACGCCTGTCCGTGCCGACGGCACGTCTGCTTCTTCCTCCGGTCAACCCGATCAGGTTGGTCAACCAGCTGGTCAACTTATCCCCACTGCCCTCGCATTCGCGCTCGAAGCGCACCGCGCGGGCCGTCTCGACGAAGCGCAAGCGCTCTATCGCGAAACGCTAGCAAGCATACCTGATCATCCCGAGGCGCTGCACTACTACGGCGTGCTGCAGCATCAGCTCGGCGAGCACTCGACGGCCGCCACGCTGCTCGATCGCGCGTTGACGCTCGATGCGTCGAATGCCGAATGCTGGAGCAATCGTGGGCTCGTCGCGGCGGCAACTGGCCAGCATGCGTTCGCGCTGCAGTGCTATCGCAACGCGCTGCAACTAAAACCCGATTTCGCCGACGCGCACAACAACCTCGCCGTCGCACTGCAGGCGCAAGGCGCGCTCGAAGCAGCCATCGAACACTATCGCCGCGCACTGGCCATCGACCCGACGCTCGTCGACGTGCACGTGAATCTCGGCTCATCGCTGAACAAACTCGGCCGTCACGACGACGCGTACGCGCAATATCAGCTCGCGCTATCGCTCGACCCGCATTCGCCGCAGGCGCATTTCAACGCCGGCAACGCGCAGCAGGCGCGCGGCAACTTCGCCGCGGCCGCCGATCACTTCCGGCAGGCGATCGCCGCAGCCCCCGCATTCGCCGACGCGCACGTCAATCTCGGCACCGCGCTCGGCAAGCTCGGCGAATACAGCGACGCGGAGCGGCACTATCGCCAGGGCGTCGCGCTGAACGGCAATGCGACCAACCTCGTCTGCCTCGGCGCGTCGCTCGGCGCACAAGGGCGCCACAACGAAGAGGAGCAGTTCTATCGCGCGGCGCTCGCGCTCGAACCCGAGCAGCCCGACGCGCATCAGAATCTCGCGTGGCTGTATCTGAAGCGCGGCGACTACCGTCAAGGCTGGGCCGAATACGCACGACGCTGGCGCGCGAGCGACTACGAAGCGATTGCGGTGGAAGGCATTCCCGAGTGGCGCGGCGAGTCGATCGACGGCAAGCGCGTGCTGCTCGTGCGCGAGCAGGGTTTCGGCGACCAGTTCCAGTTCCTGCGCTATGCGCGTGTGCTCGCGGAGCGCGGCGCGATCGTCGACGTCTGCGTGCGCGCGCCGTTGCTCGACATTGCGCAGCGCGTGCCCGGCGTGCGCCGCGCATGGACCGGCACGCCCGGCGGCGATTACGACTTCTGGATCTCGCTGATGAGCGTGCCTTCGGTCATCGGCACAGAAGTGCCTACCATCCCGGCCGCGGTACCGTATCTGTTCGCCGATCCCGGGAAAATCGCGCACTGGCGCGCGCGTCTCGATGAAACCGTCGGTGCGCAGCCGAAGATTGGCCTCGTCTGGGCTGGCAGTCCGACCTTTGGCAACGACCGCTATCGTTCGATGCCGCTTGCGGCGCTCGCACCGCTCACCGAACTGACGGGCGTCGCGTGGCTCAATCTGCAAAAGGGCGCGGCGCATGCGCAACTGGCCACGCTGCCGGCGGCAACCCGTCCGCTCGACTTCACGGCGGACCTGAACGACTTCTCGGACACCGCCGCGCTGATCGCAAATCTCGATCTCGTAATTACCGTCGATACCGCTGTTGCGCACCTGACGGGCGCGTTGGGCAAACCGCTGTGGGTGATGCTGCCGGCCAACTCGGACTGGCGCTGGCTCGAGCACCGCAGCGACTCACCGTGGTATCCGACCGCGCGGCTCTTCCGGCAAACGACGCTCGGCGACTGGGCGCCAGTGGTGGAATGCATGCGCGACGCGCTGGTGCGCGGCGAATAG
- the pxpA gene encoding 5-oxoprolinase subunit PxpA yields MEIDLNADLGEGCGSDEALLDLVSSANIACGWHAGGANAMRDCVRWAVQKGVAIGAHPSFNDPDNFGRKEMDLPTGDIYAGVLYQLGALSAIAQAEGGRIAHVKPHGALYNQAARDARIADAIACAVHDFDPSVAVFGLANSGLVTAAREAGLFAIEEVFADRGYLADGSLVPRKEPGALLDDEDEVLARTLTMVRERRVKAVDGQWVPLNAQTICLHGDGPHALAFARRIRSALEEAGIGVHAASSVRA; encoded by the coding sequence ATGGAAATCGATCTGAACGCCGATCTCGGCGAAGGCTGCGGCTCCGACGAAGCGCTGCTCGATCTTGTCAGCTCGGCGAATATCGCGTGCGGCTGGCATGCGGGCGGCGCCAATGCGATGCGTGACTGCGTGCGCTGGGCAGTGCAAAAAGGCGTGGCGATCGGCGCGCATCCGAGCTTCAACGATCCGGACAATTTCGGGCGCAAGGAGATGGACCTGCCGACCGGCGATATCTACGCGGGCGTGCTGTATCAGCTTGGCGCGCTGTCGGCGATCGCGCAGGCCGAAGGCGGCCGCATCGCGCACGTGAAGCCGCATGGCGCGCTCTATAACCAGGCGGCGCGCGATGCGCGCATCGCCGATGCGATTGCGTGTGCGGTGCACGACTTCGACCCGTCGGTGGCCGTGTTCGGGCTGGCCAATAGCGGTCTTGTCACGGCCGCGCGCGAGGCGGGTCTCTTCGCGATCGAGGAAGTATTCGCAGACCGCGGTTATCTTGCCGACGGCTCGCTCGTGCCGCGCAAGGAGCCGGGCGCGCTGCTCGACGACGAAGACGAAGTGCTCGCACGCACGCTGACGATGGTGCGCGAGCGGCGCGTAAAGGCCGTCGATGGCCAGTGGGTGCCGCTCAACGCGCAGACGATCTGCCTGCACGGCGACGGACCGCATGCGCTTGCGTTCGCGCGGCGCATTCGCAGCGCGCTCGAAGAGGCGGGGATTGGCGTGCATGCGGCGTCGAGCGTGCGCGCGTAA
- a CDS encoding biotin-dependent carboxyltransferase family protein: MIDVIRAGLLTSVQDLGRHGYRHLGIALGGALDRLALEVGNRLVGNRPDAAALEVTFGPTVLRFPRATRIAMTGSEFGATLDGAPVYSWWSLPVQAGQTLTLNAAKRGMRCYVCVAGGIDVLPVLGSRSTDLGACFGGLGGRALRDGDRLPIGVVAGAGAGAGAGAGAGAGAGAGAGAQAGAAAAATAGAPAAIAAGTPAARPQALSPDAPAFGVKSPAWCKFVLVDEPVRRGRHSSGAAWALPVRVLPGPEYDRFSKAAHDAFWSDEWLVTPNSNRMGYRLSGTALERNEKIDLLSHAVMPGTIQVPPNGQPIVLMSDAQTTGGYPKIGSVIYADLWKLAQIRLNGTVRFVPTTQHEARAALLEERQYLRQIEAAIALREERRARETPAAEA; encoded by the coding sequence ATGATCGACGTGATCCGCGCGGGTCTTCTGACCTCGGTGCAGGACCTCGGCCGCCACGGCTACCGGCATCTCGGCATCGCGCTCGGCGGCGCGCTCGATCGGCTCGCGCTCGAAGTCGGCAACCGGCTGGTCGGCAACCGGCCCGATGCGGCGGCCCTCGAAGTCACGTTCGGCCCGACCGTGCTGCGCTTTCCGCGCGCGACGCGCATTGCGATGACGGGCAGCGAGTTCGGCGCGACGCTCGATGGCGCGCCCGTTTATTCATGGTGGAGCCTGCCCGTGCAGGCGGGCCAGACGCTTACGCTCAATGCGGCGAAGCGCGGCATGCGTTGTTATGTGTGCGTCGCGGGCGGCATCGATGTGCTGCCGGTGCTCGGTTCGCGCAGCACCGATCTCGGCGCGTGCTTCGGTGGCCTCGGCGGTCGCGCGCTGCGCGACGGCGACAGGCTGCCGATCGGAGTAGTCGCGGGTGCGGGTGCGGGTGCGGGTGCGGGTGCGGGTGCGGGTGCGGGTGCGGGTGCGGGTGCGGGTGCCCAAGCTGGAGCAGCAGCGGCAGCAACCGCAGGTGCGCCGGCTGCGATCGCCGCCGGCACGCCAGCCGCACGCCCGCAGGCCTTGAGCCCCGACGCGCCCGCATTCGGTGTGAAGTCGCCGGCGTGGTGCAAGTTCGTCCTCGTCGACGAGCCGGTGCGGCGCGGCCGTCACTCGTCGGGCGCCGCCTGGGCACTGCCGGTTCGCGTGCTGCCCGGCCCCGAATACGACCGCTTCAGCAAAGCCGCACATGACGCATTCTGGTCCGACGAATGGCTCGTCACACCGAACAGCAACCGCATGGGCTATCGGCTTTCGGGCACGGCGCTCGAACGCAACGAAAAGATCGATCTGCTGTCGCACGCTGTCATGCCCGGCACGATACAGGTGCCGCCGAACGGCCAGCCGATCGTGCTGATGAGCGATGCCCAGACCACGGGCGGCTACCCGAAGATCGGCTCGGTGATCTACGCTGATCTCTGGAAGCTCGCGCAAATCCGGCTCAACGGCACCGTGCGGTTTGTCCCGACGACGCAGCATGAAGCGCGTGCCGCGCTGCTCGAAGAACGGCAGTATCTGCGGCAGATCGAGGCCGCGATCGCGTTGCGTGAAGAACGCCGAGCGCGTGAGACGCCAGCCGCCGAGGCATGA
- the pxpB gene encoding 5-oxoprolinase subunit PxpB, which translates to MSLATRPSSSDPRIYAFGDTALVCESPPPATLDCQRRVWAAAQAARTWPHVLEVVPGMNNLTLVFDPLAADRDALAAQLRAAWDAAGAAPSPDREIEIPVHYGGSFGPDLDVVAAHARLSAQEVVARHTQAEYVVFFLGFQPGFAYLGGLDPALHTPRRAAPRVEVPAGSVGIGGAQTGVYPATSPGGWQLIGRTTVPLFDPARTPPTLLQPGDRVRFTIAEPHA; encoded by the coding sequence ATGAGCCTAGCGACGCGCCCCTCTTCAAGCGATCCCCGCATCTACGCGTTCGGCGACACGGCACTCGTCTGCGAATCGCCGCCGCCCGCGACGCTCGATTGTCAGCGGCGCGTCTGGGCCGCGGCGCAAGCCGCACGTACGTGGCCGCACGTACTTGAAGTCGTGCCCGGCATGAACAATCTGACGCTGGTGTTCGACCCGCTCGCGGCGGACCGCGACGCGCTCGCCGCACAGTTGCGCGCCGCCTGGGACGCCGCCGGCGCTGCACCTTCGCCCGATCGCGAGATCGAGATACCCGTGCATTATGGCGGCTCGTTTGGCCCCGATCTCGACGTGGTTGCCGCGCACGCGCGCCTTTCCGCGCAAGAGGTCGTGGCGCGCCACACACAGGCCGAATATGTCGTGTTCTTTCTCGGCTTCCAACCGGGCTTCGCGTATCTCGGCGGACTCGATCCGGCACTGCACACGCCGCGCCGCGCCGCGCCTCGCGTCGAAGTGCCGGCCGGCTCGGTCGGCATCGGCGGCGCGCAAACCGGCGTCTATCCGGCTACCTCGCCGGGCGGCTGGCAACTGATCGGCCGCACAACGGTGCCGCTCTTCGACCCGGCCCGCACGCCGCCCACCTTGCTGCAACCGGGCGACCGCGTGCGCTTCACGATCGCGGAGCCGCACGCATGA
- a CDS encoding winged helix DNA-binding protein yields MARHPTKIVSSEHLVSDESAELSELEYALIMASNAFSRWMVRCMSAAGEKDMTAIEVSLLHHVSHRERRKKLADICFVLNIEDTHVATYALKKLVARGYVHSEKSGKEVFFSATDAGRELCVRYREVRESCLIATLRESGLSNQQIGEAAQLMRNASGLYDTAARAAASL; encoded by the coding sequence ATGGCGCGTCATCCCACCAAGATAGTCTCATCGGAACATCTCGTTTCTGACGAAAGCGCGGAACTTTCCGAACTCGAATACGCGCTGATCATGGCGAGCAACGCATTCAGCCGGTGGATGGTTCGCTGCATGTCGGCGGCGGGCGAAAAGGACATGACGGCGATCGAAGTATCGCTGCTGCATCACGTCAGCCATCGCGAGCGCCGCAAGAAACTCGCGGACATCTGCTTCGTGCTCAACATCGAAGACACGCACGTCGCGACTTACGCCTTGAAGAAACTCGTCGCGCGAGGGTATGTGCATAGCGAAAAGAGCGGCAAGGAAGTGTTCTTCTCCGCCACCGACGCCGGCCGCGAACTGTGCGTCAGGTATCGGGAGGTGCGCGAAAGCTGCCTCATCGCGACGCTGCGTGAAAGCGGCCTGTCGAACCAGCAGATCGGCGAAGCCGCGCAACTGATGCGCAACGCGTCCGGACTTTACGACACCGCCGCGCGCGCGGCCGCCTCACTGTAA
- a CDS encoding 5-formyltetrahydrofolate cyclo-ligase gives MLFEARLHASRDPDVSAALNRRLLDMLQKHAPRRVGFYWPLEGEFDARGAIATWLALDATREACVPVVMQRHTPLAFHAWTPDMPMAIGEHRIPVPATVRDVTPDLVFVPCVGFDEDGYRLGYGGGYYDRTLAGWRAAGVAPVAIGVAYEACRTNALPREPHDLPLDAIITDAGCYPRGSGNDGGDNSGSDGSNAQAPGSTRR, from the coding sequence ATGTTGTTCGAGGCTCGGCTGCATGCGAGCCGCGACCCGGACGTCAGCGCTGCGTTGAACCGGCGCCTGCTCGACATGCTGCAGAAGCATGCGCCGCGGCGCGTCGGTTTTTACTGGCCGCTCGAAGGCGAATTCGATGCGCGCGGTGCGATTGCAACATGGCTCGCGCTCGATGCCACTCGTGAAGCATGTGTTCCAGTCGTCATGCAACGCCATACGCCGCTCGCGTTTCACGCGTGGACGCCCGACATGCCGATGGCAATCGGCGAGCATCGGATTCCCGTGCCGGCCACGGTGCGCGACGTGACGCCCGATCTGGTTTTCGTACCGTGTGTCGGCTTCGATGAGGATGGCTACCGGCTCGGTTACGGCGGCGGCTATTACGATCGCACGCTTGCGGGATGGCGCGCGGCAGGCGTGGCGCCGGTCGCGATCGGCGTCGCGTATGAAGCATGCAGGACGAACGCGTTGCCGCGCGAGCCGCACGACCTTCCGCTCGACGCGATCATCACCGATGCCGGCTGTTACCCGCGCGGCAGCGGCAACGACGGTGGCGATAACAGCGGCAGTGACGGCAGCAACGCGCAGGCACCCGGCTCCACGCGCCGCTGA